The DNA window TTTCTGATATTGGGTGGCGATAGCATTAGTGTAATGCGAGTTGCCCAGCGGATAAACAACAAGGCACTCTTCGGCGCAGGATCTTGTACTCGGTGTGAGGCCGATTCAGTGTATTTACGCTAAATGTATTAGCATCGCAATTTTTGCTAATTGCCCTGATTAATCATTAGCGCTATAGTCGTTAAGCTTATTCTCAGGGCGGGGTGAAAGTCCCCACCGGCGGTAAATCATCTTCTATGATGAAAGCCCGCGAGCGCTCATCCAGCCTTTGGGTTGGGTAGAGGTCAGCAGATCCGGTGTAATTCCGGGGCCGACGGTTATAGTCCGGATGGGAGAGGGTAACGACATCTGTCGGGCTTGCGCTCGCTTGCGTTATTTTTTAGCTATCCAGCTACTCCTCAAGATCGCCCTGGTTCTGGTAATCCAATACAGTTAATTGAGGTTTTTTTACCATGAATCAGACGCTACTTTCAGATTTCGGTACGCCAACAGAACGCGTTGAACGCGCGCTGGACGCTTTGCGCAACGGGCGCGGCGTGATGGTGCTCGATGATGAAAACCGTGAAAACGAAGGTGATATGATCTTTGCCGCAGAAAACATGACCGTTGAGCAAATGGCGTTGACCATTCGCCACGGCAGCGGCATTGTCTGCCTGTGCATTACCGAAGAACGTCGCCAGCAGCTTGAACTGCCGATGATGGTGGCCAACAACTCCAGCCATTTCCAAACGGCGTTCACCGTAACCATTGAAGCCGCGCAGGGCGTGACCACCGGGGTTTCCGCCGCGGATCGCCTGACGACCATCCGCGCTGCCATCGCCGACAACGCCGCGCCGAGCGATCTTAACCGCCCTGGCCACGTTTTCCCGCTGCGCGCGCAGCCGGGCGGGGTGCTGAACCGCCGCGGCCATACGGAAGCCACGATCGATCTGGTTTCCATGGCCGGTTTTAAACCTGCCGGCGTACTGTGCGAGTTGACCAACGATGATGGCAGCATGGCCCATGCGCCGGAAGTGATCGAATTTGCCAAACAGCACGATATGCTGGTGCTGACGATTGAAGATCTGGTGGCTTACCGCCAACAGCATGAGCAAAAGGCCAGCTGATTTACGCCAACGCCCTCCATTGGAGGGTGTTGTTCATTAGGTTCTTCCGCATTGCGCCCACAGGCGCTTTTCCTTTCTTAGCCGATGCCGCCGCTTTGCAGCAACGTCAGGCTGAAACCCATCACCGCCATACCGCACAGCACGCCATAGCTCGGGTTGTTGTTGGGATCGATTTCTTTGGCCAGCGGCATCAGTTCATCCACCGACAGCGCCACCATAATGCCAGCGACCGCCGCCATGATCGCCGCCATCAGCACCGGGGAAATCATCGGCCCAATCAGCAGGAACGCCAGCACGCCGCCAAGTATTTCCGCCATGCCTGAAATCCCCGACCACAGCAACGCTTTGGTTTTGGAACCGGTAGCCGCATACACCGGGCCGGCGACCGCCAACCCTTCCGGAATATTGTGAATGGCCACCGCCAACGCAATCCCCATGCCCAGCTCCAGATCGGCGCTGGCGGTAATAAAGGTGGCGATGCCTTCCGGGAAGTTATGCAGGCTAATGCCCAGTGTCAGCAGCAGCGCCGTGCGCTTCAGGTTGTGCGGGGTAATCGGGGCATCCACCAGATCCTGCGGATGCTGGTGCGGCAGCATGCGATCCAGCGCGAAATAGCCCAACAGGCCAACCATAAACATGCCATAGCCCAATATCGGCGACATGCCTTGGGTGTGTAGCGCCGCAGGTAGCATTTCCATCAGTGAGATCAACAGCATAATCCCGGCGGCAAAGCCAAGCGCAAAGGCCAGCACCCGGTTAGACGGTTTTTGGCCAATAATGCCTAGCAGGGCGCCAACAAAGGTTGCGCCGCCAGCCAGCAAGGTGAGGATCAGCGGTACAGACATTGTGGGCTCCTCGGTATCTCATCAATATTTCGCATTTTCTGATACTAACAGAGTAGTAGTATAAATCGAGTGGATCTGGCTGATTGTTCTCATCGTTATACCCTTCATACTTCAAGCTGCAGGTGTGTTGGCTTGGTTACTCGGCCCATCCCTGAGCCTCGCCCCAAAGGGGCCGCTGTTAACAGCGTTCAAATCTGCTCCCGGCAGATTTGTCGCTCACCCCAGTCACTTACTCAAGTAAGCTCCTGGGGATTCGCTGCGTTGCCGCGTGATTCGGCCATACGGCCTCACCCCTACGGGGCCAGCGCTAGCGCTGTTCAAAAACGCTTTTGCGTTTTTGTCCTGCAACTCGAATTATTTTGGGTATATCACCATTCAAAATTATTGAATATCATCATCATGGTTATCCGGCTGTGCCGGTGCGGCAAAGGGCGTAAGGTGGTTGGCATAAACCGGCTAACCTCTCTGGAGAAGAATATGATGACCACGTCCCGCATGCCTGCGCTGTTCTTAGGGCACGGCAGCCCAATGAATGTATTGGAAGACAACCGTTATACCCAGGCGTGGCGCGAACTGGGGGTGAAACTGCCGCGGCCGAAAGCGATTATCGCGGTTTCTGCCCACTGGTATACCCGCGGCACGGCGGTAACGGCGATGGAAAACCCGAAAACCATCCATGATTTTGGCGGTTTTCCCCAGGCGCTGTTTGATACCCAATATCCGGCGCCGGGCTCTCCGGCGTTGGCGGCGCGGATACAGCAACAGTTGGCGCCGTTGCCGGTGATTGCCGACACCCGTGAATGGGGGCTGGATCACGGCGCCTGGGGCGTGCTGATCAAAATGTACCCGCAGGCGGATATCCCGGTCGTGCAGCTAAGCGTTGACGGGACGCAGCCTGCGTCTTATCACTTCGAGCTTGGGCGAAAACTGGCGGCGCTGCGTGATGAAGGGATCATGATCGTCGCCAGCGGCAACGTGGTGCATAACCTGCGTAAGGTGAAGTGGGAAGGGGACGGCAGCCCATACCCTTGGGCACAGGCATTTAACCAGTACGTGCATGACAACCTGGCCTACCGCGGGGATGACCACCCGTTGGTGAACTTTATGCAGCATGAAGGGGCCGCACTCGCCAACCCAACGCCGGAACATTTCTTGCCGCTGCTGTACGTGCTTGGCGCATGGGATGGTAACGAGCCGATCGGCATCCCGGTAGATGGGATTGAAATGGGGGCGCTCAGTATGCTCTCGGTTCAGGTGGGTTAATTTTCTGAATGCCAGTCGCTGACTGGCATTTTTTTGTCGTTTTTTCAGCTTTTTATCGCCGCTGACGTTGTGTCAGCGGCCAGCAAGCCGGCACCCGCCTGGAAAGGGGGTTTTGGTCTTGATCCGGAAATCACCTCGCTCTATAGTGAATTCACTGTACAAACATACAGTGTTTAACAAAAGTCATATTTTAATTGATTGATTAACGAGGTATTTCCTATGAAAACGACCACCACGAATTTCGGCCAACAACCCCTGAAAGCGGCCACTGCCAAGTTCGGCCAACAGCCGAATCAATCCACCATCTGGACCCGTGCCGACGCGCTGAAAGTGCGTGCCGATGACCCGACCACCACGCAACCGTTGGTTAGCGTTGATTTCCCGGTGCTGAGCGATACGGTGTTTATTTGGGATACCATGCCGCTGCGTGATATCAACGGTAACGTCACTTCCGTTGACGGCTGGTCAGTGATTTTCACCCTGACGGCAGACCGCCAGCCGACCAATCCTGATTACCTGGATGAAAACGGCAACTATGACATCAACCTCGACTGGAACGATCGTCATGGCCGGGCAAAAATGTGCTACTGGTTCTCCCGCACCAGCAAAGACTGGGTATATGGCGGCCGTGTGATGGCGGACGGTGTGTCACCGACCACCCGCGAATGGGCCGGCTCGCCGATTTTGCTCAACGACCAGGGCGATGTGGATCTGTACTACACTGCCGTTACCCCTGGCGCGACCATTGTGAAAGTGCGTGGCCGCGTGGTGACTACTGAACACGGCGTTGACATGGTTGGCTTCAAAAAAGTGTCTTCGCTGTTCGAAGCCGACGGCAAAATGTATCAAACCGAAGCGCAAAACCCGTACTGGGGCTTCCGCGACCCATGGCCGTTCCGCGATCCGGAGAGTGGCAAGCTGTATATGCTGTTTGAAGGCAATGTGGCCGGGGAACGAGGTTCGCACAAAGTGGGTGAAGCGGAAATCGGCGACGTGCCACCGGGCTACGAAGATGTAGGCAACTCGCGTTACCAGACCGCCTGCGTCGGTATTGCGGTTGCGCGTGATGAAGACGGCGATGACTGGGAACTGCTGCCGCCATTGATTACAGCGGTTGGCGTTAATGACCAGACGGAACGCCCACACCTGTTGTTCCAGGACGGCAAATATTACCTGTTCACCATCAGCCATCAGTACACTTATGCCGATGGCCTGACCGGCCCGGATGGTGTGTACGGTTTTGTCGCGGATTCACTGTTCGGCCCTTACGTGCCGCTGAACGGTTCCGGCCTGGTGTTGGGTAACCCGTCAAGCCAGCCGTTCCAGACCTATTCCCACTATGTGATGCCGAACGGGCTGGTCACCTCGTTTATCGACAACGTGCCGCTTGATGACAATGATGCCGATGCCGGCTTCCGCGTCGGCGGCACTGAAGCGCCAACGGTGGGCATCAAGCTGGTGGGCGATCGCACCTTCGTGGTGGAAGAATATGACTACGGTTATATTCCGCCAATCATTGATGTGACCCTGAAATAACCGGAGGGAATGCCCGGGCACGGCAACGTGCCCGGGTTTTCTGCCGTTTGGCATTGGCCGCGCGCTTTAATCCAGAATGATGTGCGGATAGAAGCGCGACAGATCCTGGGTGATCAGCGCGCGATCTTCCCGCAGACCGATACCACAGGGTTGATCGTTCACCAGCCAACTGCCGATCAAGGTATAGCTGCCGTCAAACTGCGGCAACGGATGGAACTGCTGCACGATCATGCCTTCTTCACCATACGGGCCA is part of the Gibbsiella quercinecans genome and encodes:
- the ribB gene encoding 3,4-dihydroxy-2-butanone-4-phosphate synthase — encoded protein: MNQTLLSDFGTPTERVERALDALRNGRGVMVLDDENRENEGDMIFAAENMTVEQMALTIRHGSGIVCLCITEERRQQLELPMMVANNSSHFQTAFTVTIEAAQGVTTGVSAADRLTTIRAAIADNAAPSDLNRPGHVFPLRAQPGGVLNRRGHTEATIDLVSMAGFKPAGVLCELTNDDGSMAHAPEVIEFAKQHDMLVLTIEDLVAYRQQHEQKAS
- the zupT gene encoding zinc transporter ZupT; the protein is MSVPLILTLLAGGATFVGALLGIIGQKPSNRVLAFALGFAAGIMLLISLMEMLPAALHTQGMSPILGYGMFMVGLLGYFALDRMLPHQHPQDLVDAPITPHNLKRTALLLTLGISLHNFPEGIATFITASADLELGMGIALAVAIHNIPEGLAVAGPVYAATGSKTKALLWSGISGMAEILGGVLAFLLIGPMISPVLMAAIMAAVAGIMVALSVDELMPLAKEIDPNNNPSYGVLCGMAVMGFSLTLLQSGGIG
- the ygiD gene encoding 4,5-DOPA dioxygenase extradiol, giving the protein MTTSRMPALFLGHGSPMNVLEDNRYTQAWRELGVKLPRPKAIIAVSAHWYTRGTAVTAMENPKTIHDFGGFPQALFDTQYPAPGSPALAARIQQQLAPLPVIADTREWGLDHGAWGVLIKMYPQADIPVVQLSVDGTQPASYHFELGRKLAALRDEGIMIVASGNVVHNLRKVKWEGDGSPYPWAQAFNQYVHDNLAYRGDDHPLVNFMQHEGAALANPTPEHFLPLLYVLGAWDGNEPIGIPVDGIEMGALSMLSVQVG
- a CDS encoding glycoside hydrolase family 68 protein encodes the protein MKTTTTNFGQQPLKAATAKFGQQPNQSTIWTRADALKVRADDPTTTQPLVSVDFPVLSDTVFIWDTMPLRDINGNVTSVDGWSVIFTLTADRQPTNPDYLDENGNYDINLDWNDRHGRAKMCYWFSRTSKDWVYGGRVMADGVSPTTREWAGSPILLNDQGDVDLYYTAVTPGATIVKVRGRVVTTEHGVDMVGFKKVSSLFEADGKMYQTEAQNPYWGFRDPWPFRDPESGKLYMLFEGNVAGERGSHKVGEAEIGDVPPGYEDVGNSRYQTACVGIAVARDEDGDDWELLPPLITAVGVNDQTERPHLLFQDGKYYLFTISHQYTYADGLTGPDGVYGFVADSLFGPYVPLNGSGLVLGNPSSQPFQTYSHYVMPNGLVTSFIDNVPLDDNDADAGFRVGGTEAPTVGIKLVGDRTFVVEEYDYGYIPPIIDVTLK